One Gemmatimonadaceae bacterium genomic window carries:
- a CDS encoding FAD-binding oxidoreductase, which yields MSWRLSGQQAPVWEDEQWAPLPALSADVSADSCVIGLGGSGLTLVEELLARDERVVALDAMDVGAGAAGRNGGFLLAGTYDFYHDAIRRHGHARALGIYRATLAEMQRIAEAAPGTVRPLGSCRIAADEWEVGDCRAQFDAMRADGLDVEWIDGADGTGLYFPHDAAFNPLARCRILATRARAEGARLFARTPVTSIDGTRVVTPGGTVHCGRVFVAVDGGLEVLLPELVGRVRTARLQMLATAPTAETVVRCPMYYREGYEYWQQLPGGQIALGGFRDHGGAGEWTTDAEPSEPVQTALETFLREHLGVKAPITHRWAASAGYTETGLPVIEQVRNGVWALGGYCGTGNVIGALAARGVAAAAVDGDPSGVRLLLGAEWSPEARSPAAITMA from the coding sequence GTGAGCTGGCGGCTCAGTGGGCAGCAGGCTCCCGTGTGGGAGGACGAGCAGTGGGCGCCGCTCCCAGCGCTCAGCGCCGATGTGAGTGCGGACAGCTGCGTCATCGGCTTGGGCGGCAGCGGGCTCACGCTCGTGGAGGAACTCCTCGCCCGCGATGAGCGCGTCGTGGCGCTCGATGCGATGGACGTCGGCGCCGGCGCGGCAGGGCGCAACGGCGGCTTCCTGCTCGCCGGCACGTACGACTTCTATCACGATGCCATTCGCCGCCACGGCCATGCGCGCGCTCTCGGGATCTATCGCGCGACGCTGGCCGAAATGCAGCGTATCGCCGAGGCCGCACCGGGCACCGTGCGGCCGCTGGGCTCATGCCGAATCGCCGCCGACGAGTGGGAAGTGGGCGATTGCCGCGCCCAATTCGACGCCATGCGCGCCGACGGGTTGGATGTGGAATGGATCGACGGCGCCGACGGCACTGGGCTCTATTTCCCGCACGATGCCGCCTTCAACCCGCTCGCACGCTGTCGCATCCTGGCGACGCGCGCGCGCGCCGAGGGCGCGCGGCTGTTCGCGCGGACGCCCGTCACCAGCATCGACGGCACCCGCGTGGTGACCCCTGGCGGCACGGTGCACTGCGGTCGCGTGTTCGTGGCGGTCGACGGTGGTCTGGAAGTGCTGCTCCCTGAGCTCGTCGGGCGTGTGCGGACGGCGCGACTGCAGATGTTGGCGACGGCGCCCACGGCTGAGACCGTGGTGCGCTGCCCGATGTACTACCGCGAGGGGTATGAGTACTGGCAGCAGTTGCCAGGGGGCCAGATCGCCTTGGGTGGATTTCGGGACCACGGGGGCGCCGGGGAGTGGACCACCGACGCCGAACCCAGTGAGCCGGTGCAAACGGCACTGGAAACCTTCCTCCGGGAGCACCTGGGGGTCAAGGCGCCCATCACCCATCGCTGGGCTGCAAGCGCCGGATACACCGAGACGGGACTACCCGTAATAGAGCAGGTGCGAAACGGTGTCTGGGCGCTGGGAGGCTACTGCGGGACCGGGAACGTCATTGGCGCGTTGGCGGCCCGTGGGGTCGCCGCTGCCGCAGTCGATGGTGACCCGTCGGGCGTGCGTCTCCTGCTCGGAGCGGAGTGGTCTCCGGAAGCCCGTTCGCCCGCAG